AGTACCAAAGAAACTGATGGGAGAATCTAGCTTTTGTTCTACCTTTGAGAAAGTTTTAACATGAGCAGCACAATCCTCTTTTTAGCTTTAGACTGGAGGTTGGCTACTGGGAATATTGCTTTGATAATGAAGATGCAGATCAGCGTGTGAAGTAATAGCTGCTACAAACAGATACCATTATAGACGAGAAATAGTTGTGATATTTCATAAGCTTTATGCTGCATTGTTAGCAAATACCATAGCATTCCTTCTTGTCCCATAACTTCCTAAGTGTTGTGCATTGTTTTCTAGGCACCCACTGGCCacctttttccatctgtttttccGAGTGAGTGCTATTGTTACCTACTTGTTCTGTGACTGGTTCAGCAACAGCTTTGTTGCCTGTTTTGTCACTATTCTCCTTCTCCTATCCTTTGACTTTTGGTCAGTGAAGGTAAGATGACCCTGAAAAGTAAttacctttgaaaatattttgtgtgccATTAAATAAAAGAAGGGGAAGCCATATTCTGAAAGAAGTGGTAAAAACCTTGTGATCTGTTAATTCCTAAAATGCATCAAGctcattttaatgaaaagatgCTTACACATCTTAGTTACTGCCTTGGTTACTAACAGAGTGAGACAGTTACCCTGTCTTACGTAGATCTGTTTGCGTATTTTTCTCCCTTAGAAGAAGTAAAGTAGTACTAGCCTTCAGTGATGGGTTGCAGAAGAGTCCAAAGCTGCAATACGGTGCCACACCCCAGTGTGCAAGAGCTGCAAAACACTTCTGGGAGCCCAGCCATGGTGCTGGCTCCCTAACTGCCTGCGGGCACAGGGGTCCTGCCTGCACAGAATCGATGTGTGGAACAAGGCCATAGCAGTGGAGATGTGAGGCACTGTGTGTCCCCCAATATACTGAAAAATGCTAGTATTTATCCAGCTGCAAAAATGTTTCCTTAATTTGTTTGCTTGATTCCATGCAGTTCACTTACTCATGattattttctattctttcaATGCATTTCTGTTTGGGGCTCGCCTCTCTTACTGGGAGAGTTTGTTTATCAGGGGATTTTCCCATTAACTGACTTAGGAAAGGTGCATCCTTTAATTTCCCATCTAAATCAATGTTGTTTTGCCAACTGTCATATTAGAACAGGAGAACAGGCCTCTGAATTTCTATTAACTTATCCATCCTCAATGACTGTTGTGTCCAAGTTGGCATAGCTTATAGAGCTCATTTAGCATTTGATGAAAGATGTGATTTTTCAGATGTGCTTgccatttttctgaaaatgttagtGTGACAAATGAATTATGCAACTGATTAATGCAGATAATTGTTTCTCACTAGAACGTGACAGGAAGACTCTTGGTTGGTTTACGCTGGTGGAACCAGATTGATGAAGATGGAAAAAGCCACTGGGTATTTGAAGCAAAAAAGGTAAGAATAGTAAGAGTAGGCACAGGGTAAACCTGATGCTCAAATAAAGTAACTGGACTCTAGAGCACCTTTCTAACAGTTGCTTTTTGTTCAGCTTCTATAAATGAAGAagtattcaaaacaaaaagaattgtAAGCACACAGGATTTATGACATCCTGGAGTTCTTCAGTGCAAAACTTATAACATTTTCATCAACAGAATAAGGATGTGTTACTGTAGTTGTGAAACATTTCTGGTAGTTCTGCTATTTTGTTTCCAGTGAGGATGTGTTGTGATAAAAGCAGCATCCCATAGTTAATTCCAACACAGTGTTCTCTCCAGGAAAGAGCTGCATTGAAAGTAAGGTTGAATAATTcgaattcagttttaaaaagtgtACTCCTTTCATTCATGCTCATGGAATATGCTGGCAAATGGAACCTGGATCATGGGGGTTTTCACGCTGAGCACCCCTCCAGGTGCCCTGGACACCAAACACCCCCGGCATTGCCGCCAGCTAGAGGCGGGATTGTGGCTTTCACTTTTGTTTGCTAACCCCATTCCGAGAACAGCTTGGTAGAACGAGGCTTCGAGAGCTGTTCACAACATGGGTTTCAGGCAAACTCAGCTGCACACACAGCCTAGTGCTGAGGAAAATGTAAAACGCTCTGAAACACAGGTCTAGAAGTGCCCTCTAGCAGCCCAGTGGCTGTTGGCAGCCAgaaggcagccaggcagcaggcaggaacaCCATATGTAGGCAGAGTGCAGCTGACCACCCTTAGGAGTGTAACAGACACCAGCTTTCTTCCTGTAACCTAACTGACATCTAAAGGGAAAACATAGGATGGTCTGTATGAAAGTAAAGAAACTAGAAGACCTCCAGAGTTTCTTAGTCCTGTTGAGACAGCAAGCAAGAGCTTTCATAGCATCTAAAGCAATGTCATCCATGAAGTGACCTCATAACCTCAAAATTATCATAAAATGAGCAAGTGTATTGCCTAGTTCATATATTGCAGTTTGTTAGTTCTAGCCTAGAAGTACAAAGCTGACTTATCTGTATGGACTTAAGCCTTCCAGAAATTCTGGCAGAATAGTCATTTGATTAATatgagaatcacagaatcatgagAAAGAATATATAATTAGGATGGATTACATTTTTGTCATGGATAATCCATGAAATATACTCCAACACAGCAAGATCCTAGAATACACATGATTCTCTTAGTTTCTGGTATCCAGTGTTCCTTACTTCCCTTGTCAGTCCTCTGGCAGCCTTTTCAGACCTTCTTATGGGGTGAATTTGCTTAGAAAAATTCCAAATCACTCACCAGCAATAAGCTGCTGATTtctggcctgctgctgctgtgacagaGCTTCCCCTAGAAATCCTATTTTCTTCTGAGGATTGCTGGAAGTACAGTAATTCCTACTTTCACACTCCAAACATCAAaactctcttctcccctttccctaaGCTGATCACAGCCTTTTGTAATCTCACTCATCAAGTTAACTAGGTCTTTCAGGTGCAGAGTTCTCAGGtttattgacttttttccccctctgaatAGTTATCACTAATGCAAAGTTGCTGCTGAGTAATTTATAAATAATGCTGGATAAAGGAGAGTAAACCCTTTTATCGACTGAGAACATCTTTTTCTATAACTATGAAGGCATAGAATCATATTATTATTCTCTGGATCTCTGCAGTGTCGCTGGTTTAGAGTATatgtgaaaataaaagcttttaattaaTGGATCTTGTTTGGCAAAATGGAGTTACTTAAGCATGTTTACAAGTTGGATGCAATAGTCTGTCTAATGTGGGATGCATAGATGGAGAAATCTCTGATCTTCTAGCAAAGATCAGAACCTGCTGAATAATTCTCTTTCTTTAGTTTCTCTGAAGTGTTAGGAACCAATAATAATCCTTTCACCGTAGATAAAGACATTAGTTATCTTGACAAGAAGAAATTGGCAGCCAGGGCTTTTTGCAACCTGCCTTGATGTTTTTGCTCTCTCTGAAGTAAACAAACAGAGCACATGCCAGCAGTTGTCATGGCTGTCCAGCACTAGTATGACAGAGTAGGCATTTTTGAAACCACATTGCTTAAATTATGGAATATCAATGGACTGCATAAACAAAATTATTAGTATTAGCTAAGTTTTAGTAAAGTATTAGCTAAGATAAGACACTATGTTTTTAGAGAAGGGTATGGAAATGCGCACTGGTATGAGAATTCCTTTGTCTGAGTTGAAACCAACTGATAAATCCTATGGGGATCTTTAGAGTTTCCTTGTTAGCTCTTGGAATAGGTATGCCTTGCAATTTCCATATTAGCCTCTATAGCTGTTTGGGACTGAATTTTTCTTAGCACTTTTGCTTTGTGAACAGGATACCTGCCATGAATCTGCTTTACAAACCATAATACTTATACCAGCGTCTTCTGTTTCACACTTCTCTGAGGCCTTGATAGTTTAAGTCTAATGTTGTCAGAGCTAACTTAGTTTTTCTGTAGTTTAATTACTAGTGTAGCAGAACTTTTGACCTGTAAGTCAAAGTACTATTAATTTGTGGTGTTAGGGGCAACCGAGATTGACAACAGGAATAAAACATCTGACTTAAATGGGAACAGAAACCGGAACATTTTGAAAATTCTGTCATGTACAGTAGGGCAGCAGGCAGAGAACTTGGCACCAGCTATTTTTCTTCGTATTGCATTCCCCACCTGTGCATACTAAGTGAAGTTTAGGTGAAGAAGTGATTTTGTCCATTCTTCCTCCTTTGctcatttcttttgttatttattgttGGTTTTGTCTTTCTGACCAAAAGCttcaataattttctttttaggtATCTACCATAGCTGCCTCAACTGAAGTTGAAGCTCGAATCTTTTGGCTTGGTCTCATTATCTGTCCAGCTATTTGG
This region of Dromaius novaehollandiae isolate bDroNov1 chromosome 14, bDroNov1.hap1, whole genome shotgun sequence genomic DNA includes:
- the TVP23A gene encoding Golgi apparatus membrane protein TVP23 homolog A isoform X2; this encodes MKQALADDTEDVSLELGSEEEAALRSAAVRHPLATFFHLFFRVSAIVTYLFCDWFSNSFVACFVTILLLLSFDFWSVKNVTGRLLVGLRWWNQIDEDGKSHWVFEAKKVSTIAASTEVEARIFWLGLIICPAIWTVFFFSTLFSLKLKWLALVVAGISLQTANLYGYIHCKLGEQKSISRITSSFFVAADVSKNDSIIRTTEQESH